The window CGGGGCATGAATATGTTATAGTGAAGGCAGCAAGTAAGCTGTACAGCAGCAACTTTGCGAAGCCGCCCTCTGGGGGTGATTTTGCAGAAGGAAGGTGTCACAGATGGACTCCATGGACAAAACGGTTAAATTCAATGTGAAGGGTGACGAAAAGGAAGCTTCTTCCCAGGAAATTCTGCTCGCCGTATACGACGCGCTGGTGGAGAAAGAATACCATCCGATCAACCAGATCGTGGGGTATCTTCTTTCCGGAGATCCGGCTTACATTCCGCGCCACAACAATGCGAGAAGTTTGGTCCGGAGAAAAGAACGTGATGAGCTGATCG of the Paenibacillus pedocola genome contains:
- a CDS encoding IreB family regulatory phosphoprotein; this translates as MDSMDKTVKFNVKGDEKEASSQEILLAVYDALVEKEYHPINQIVGYLLSGDPAYIPRHNNARSLVRRKERDELIEELVRFYLANHRVDHPK